Proteins from a single region of Engystomops pustulosus chromosome 5, aEngPut4.maternal, whole genome shotgun sequence:
- the PRKAG2 gene encoding 5'-AMP-activated protein kinase subunit gamma-2 isoform X7, producing the protein MSPSPHSDSRHRLLFALGTIEGMLEKLELEDEAVEESESDIYVRFMKSHKCYDIVPTSSKLVVFDTTLQVKKAFFALVANGVRAAPLWETKNQSFVGMLTITDFINILHRYYKSPMVQIYELEEHKIETWRELYLQETFKPLVNITPDASLYDAVYSLIKNKIHRLPVIDPVSGNALYILTHKRILKFLQLFVSEMPKPAFMKKNLEELGIGTYHNIAFIHPHTPIIKALNIFVERRVSALPVVDESGKVVDIYSKFDVINLAAEKTYNNLDITVTQALEHRSQYFEGVVKCNKLETLETIVDRIVRAEVHRLVVVNEAHSIVGIISLSDILQALVLSPAGAKRKESEAD; encoded by the exons ATGAGCCCCAGTCCCCATAGTGACAGCCGACACCGGCTCTTGTTT GCTCTCGGCACCATAGAAGGCATGCTGGAGAAACTGGAGCTAGAAGATGAAG CTGTTGAAGAATCGGAGAGTGATATATACGTGCGCTTCATGAAATCCCACAAGTGTTATGACATTGTACCCACCAGCTCCAAGCTTGTTGTGTTTGACACTACCTTACAA GTTAAGAAAGCCTTTTTTGCGCTGGTAGCGAATGGTGTGAGAGCTGCTCCGTTATGGGAAACGAAAAACCAGAGTTTTGTAG gcATGTTAACAATTACAGACTTCATCAATATATTACATCGATACTACAAGTCTCCAATG GTACAGATCTATGAATTGGAGGAGCACAAGATAGAGACCTGGAGGG AATTGTATTTACAAGAAACCTTCAAGCCTTTGGTGAATATTACTCCAGATGCAAG CCTATACGATGCAGTATATTCACTCATCAAAAACAAAATCCACCGGTTACCGGTCATCGACCCAGTCAGCGGGAATGCACTTTATATTCTTACCCACAAGAGAATCCTCAAGTTTCTTCAGCTTTTT GTGTCAGAGATGCCAAAGCCTGCCTTCATGAAGAAAAACCTAGAGGAACTTGGGATAGGGACTTACCACAACATTGCCTTCATCCATCCCCACACTCCCATCATCAAAGCTTTGAATATATTTGTAGAACGACGGGTTTCTGCATTGCCGGTTGTGGATGAGTCGG GGAAAGTTGTAGATATTTATTCCAAATTTGATGTCATT AACCTTGCTGCTGAGAAAACCTATAATAATTTAGACATCACCGTGACACAGGCACTGGAACACCGCTCACAGTATTTCGAAGGTGTAGTAAAATGCAATAAGCTAGAAACACTGGAGACTATTGTGGACCGAATAGTCAGAGCAGAG GTACATCGGCTGGTAGTTGTGAATGAAGCTCACAGCATTGTTGGAATTATATCTCTCTCGGATATCCTGCAAGCACTGGTGCTGTCCCCTGCAG GTGCCAAAAGAAAGGAAAGCGAAGCGGACtga
- the PRKAG2 gene encoding 5'-AMP-activated protein kinase subunit gamma-2 isoform X4 encodes MYPAGMMECYKYRLYRDRILGFKPAMSIYRGVLGSAMEGNAVKPSGLSSSPSTPTQVTKQPNFPLESYKHEPERLEARLRSFSSPPDTGQRFSLPHLPVTVTKSSLATSTLSATSKTALGTIEGMLEKLELEDEAVEESESDIYVRFMKSHKCYDIVPTSSKLVVFDTTLQVKKAFFALVANGVRAAPLWETKNQSFVGMLTITDFINILHRYYKSPMVQIYELEEHKIETWRELYLQETFKPLVNITPDASLYDAVYSLIKNKIHRLPVIDPVSGNALYILTHKRILKFLQLFVSEMPKPAFMKKNLEELGIGTYHNIAFIHPHTPIIKALNIFVERRVSALPVVDESGKVVDIYSKFDVINLAAEKTYNNLDITVTQALEHRSQYFEGVVKCNKLETLETIVDRIVRAEVHRLVVVNEAHSIVGIISLSDILQALVLSPAGAKRKESEAD; translated from the exons CCTCAGGACTGTCCTCTTCCCCATCCACTCCCACACAAGTGACCAAGCAGCCCAATTTCCCTCTGGAATCCTACAAGCATGAACCAGAACGTCTGGAGGCCAGGCTCCGCTCATTCTCCTCTCCGCCGGACACGGGCCAGAGGTTCTCCCTACCACATCTACCAGTTACTGTGACTAAATCTTCCCTGGCGACTTCAACGCTTAGCGCTACCTCAAAGACG GCTCTCGGCACCATAGAAGGCATGCTGGAGAAACTGGAGCTAGAAGATGAAG CTGTTGAAGAATCGGAGAGTGATATATACGTGCGCTTCATGAAATCCCACAAGTGTTATGACATTGTACCCACCAGCTCCAAGCTTGTTGTGTTTGACACTACCTTACAA GTTAAGAAAGCCTTTTTTGCGCTGGTAGCGAATGGTGTGAGAGCTGCTCCGTTATGGGAAACGAAAAACCAGAGTTTTGTAG gcATGTTAACAATTACAGACTTCATCAATATATTACATCGATACTACAAGTCTCCAATG GTACAGATCTATGAATTGGAGGAGCACAAGATAGAGACCTGGAGGG AATTGTATTTACAAGAAACCTTCAAGCCTTTGGTGAATATTACTCCAGATGCAAG CCTATACGATGCAGTATATTCACTCATCAAAAACAAAATCCACCGGTTACCGGTCATCGACCCAGTCAGCGGGAATGCACTTTATATTCTTACCCACAAGAGAATCCTCAAGTTTCTTCAGCTTTTT GTGTCAGAGATGCCAAAGCCTGCCTTCATGAAGAAAAACCTAGAGGAACTTGGGATAGGGACTTACCACAACATTGCCTTCATCCATCCCCACACTCCCATCATCAAAGCTTTGAATATATTTGTAGAACGACGGGTTTCTGCATTGCCGGTTGTGGATGAGTCGG GGAAAGTTGTAGATATTTATTCCAAATTTGATGTCATT AACCTTGCTGCTGAGAAAACCTATAATAATTTAGACATCACCGTGACACAGGCACTGGAACACCGCTCACAGTATTTCGAAGGTGTAGTAAAATGCAATAAGCTAGAAACACTGGAGACTATTGTGGACCGAATAGTCAGAGCAGAG GTACATCGGCTGGTAGTTGTGAATGAAGCTCACAGCATTGTTGGAATTATATCTCTCTCGGATATCCTGCAAGCACTGGTGCTGTCCCCTGCAG GTGCCAAAAGAAAGGAAAGCGAAGCGGACtga
- the PRKAG2 gene encoding 5'-AMP-activated protein kinase subunit gamma-2 isoform X5: MKRFGSLRGSKKRKDQGRGNERRQSEPHGLLASGLSSSPSTPTQVTKQPNFPLESYKHEPERLEARLRSFSSPPDTGQRFSLPHLPVTVTKSSLATSTLSATSKTALGTIEGMLEKLELEDEAVEESESDIYVRFMKSHKCYDIVPTSSKLVVFDTTLQVKKAFFALVANGVRAAPLWETKNQSFVGMLTITDFINILHRYYKSPMVQIYELEEHKIETWRELYLQETFKPLVNITPDASLYDAVYSLIKNKIHRLPVIDPVSGNALYILTHKRILKFLQLFVSEMPKPAFMKKNLEELGIGTYHNIAFIHPHTPIIKALNIFVERRVSALPVVDESGKVVDIYSKFDVINLAAEKTYNNLDITVTQALEHRSQYFEGVVKCNKLETLETIVDRIVRAEVHRLVVVNEAHSIVGIISLSDILQALVLSPAGAKRKESEAD; the protein is encoded by the exons CCTCAGGACTGTCCTCTTCCCCATCCACTCCCACACAAGTGACCAAGCAGCCCAATTTCCCTCTGGAATCCTACAAGCATGAACCAGAACGTCTGGAGGCCAGGCTCCGCTCATTCTCCTCTCCGCCGGACACGGGCCAGAGGTTCTCCCTACCACATCTACCAGTTACTGTGACTAAATCTTCCCTGGCGACTTCAACGCTTAGCGCTACCTCAAAGACG GCTCTCGGCACCATAGAAGGCATGCTGGAGAAACTGGAGCTAGAAGATGAAG CTGTTGAAGAATCGGAGAGTGATATATACGTGCGCTTCATGAAATCCCACAAGTGTTATGACATTGTACCCACCAGCTCCAAGCTTGTTGTGTTTGACACTACCTTACAA GTTAAGAAAGCCTTTTTTGCGCTGGTAGCGAATGGTGTGAGAGCTGCTCCGTTATGGGAAACGAAAAACCAGAGTTTTGTAG gcATGTTAACAATTACAGACTTCATCAATATATTACATCGATACTACAAGTCTCCAATG GTACAGATCTATGAATTGGAGGAGCACAAGATAGAGACCTGGAGGG AATTGTATTTACAAGAAACCTTCAAGCCTTTGGTGAATATTACTCCAGATGCAAG CCTATACGATGCAGTATATTCACTCATCAAAAACAAAATCCACCGGTTACCGGTCATCGACCCAGTCAGCGGGAATGCACTTTATATTCTTACCCACAAGAGAATCCTCAAGTTTCTTCAGCTTTTT GTGTCAGAGATGCCAAAGCCTGCCTTCATGAAGAAAAACCTAGAGGAACTTGGGATAGGGACTTACCACAACATTGCCTTCATCCATCCCCACACTCCCATCATCAAAGCTTTGAATATATTTGTAGAACGACGGGTTTCTGCATTGCCGGTTGTGGATGAGTCGG GGAAAGTTGTAGATATTTATTCCAAATTTGATGTCATT AACCTTGCTGCTGAGAAAACCTATAATAATTTAGACATCACCGTGACACAGGCACTGGAACACCGCTCACAGTATTTCGAAGGTGTAGTAAAATGCAATAAGCTAGAAACACTGGAGACTATTGTGGACCGAATAGTCAGAGCAGAG GTACATCGGCTGGTAGTTGTGAATGAAGCTCACAGCATTGTTGGAATTATATCTCTCTCGGATATCCTGCAAGCACTGGTGCTGTCCCCTGCAG GTGCCAAAAGAAAGGAAAGCGAAGCGGACtga
- the PRKAG2 gene encoding 5'-AMP-activated protein kinase subunit gamma-2 isoform X6 — MHLDLNGIAQPVVLAPDHMHLGALGTIEGMLEKLELEDEAVEESESDIYVRFMKSHKCYDIVPTSSKLVVFDTTLQVKKAFFALVANGVRAAPLWETKNQSFVGMLTITDFINILHRYYKSPMVQIYELEEHKIETWRELYLQETFKPLVNITPDASLYDAVYSLIKNKIHRLPVIDPVSGNALYILTHKRILKFLQLFVSEMPKPAFMKKNLEELGIGTYHNIAFIHPHTPIIKALNIFVERRVSALPVVDESGKVVDIYSKFDVINLAAEKTYNNLDITVTQALEHRSQYFEGVVKCNKLETLETIVDRIVRAEVHRLVVVNEAHSIVGIISLSDILQALVLSPAGAKRKESEAD; from the exons ATGCATTTAGATCTAAACGGAATTGCACAACCTGTGGTTCTCGCTCCAGATCACATGCATTTAGGG GCTCTCGGCACCATAGAAGGCATGCTGGAGAAACTGGAGCTAGAAGATGAAG CTGTTGAAGAATCGGAGAGTGATATATACGTGCGCTTCATGAAATCCCACAAGTGTTATGACATTGTACCCACCAGCTCCAAGCTTGTTGTGTTTGACACTACCTTACAA GTTAAGAAAGCCTTTTTTGCGCTGGTAGCGAATGGTGTGAGAGCTGCTCCGTTATGGGAAACGAAAAACCAGAGTTTTGTAG gcATGTTAACAATTACAGACTTCATCAATATATTACATCGATACTACAAGTCTCCAATG GTACAGATCTATGAATTGGAGGAGCACAAGATAGAGACCTGGAGGG AATTGTATTTACAAGAAACCTTCAAGCCTTTGGTGAATATTACTCCAGATGCAAG CCTATACGATGCAGTATATTCACTCATCAAAAACAAAATCCACCGGTTACCGGTCATCGACCCAGTCAGCGGGAATGCACTTTATATTCTTACCCACAAGAGAATCCTCAAGTTTCTTCAGCTTTTT GTGTCAGAGATGCCAAAGCCTGCCTTCATGAAGAAAAACCTAGAGGAACTTGGGATAGGGACTTACCACAACATTGCCTTCATCCATCCCCACACTCCCATCATCAAAGCTTTGAATATATTTGTAGAACGACGGGTTTCTGCATTGCCGGTTGTGGATGAGTCGG GGAAAGTTGTAGATATTTATTCCAAATTTGATGTCATT AACCTTGCTGCTGAGAAAACCTATAATAATTTAGACATCACCGTGACACAGGCACTGGAACACCGCTCACAGTATTTCGAAGGTGTAGTAAAATGCAATAAGCTAGAAACACTGGAGACTATTGTGGACCGAATAGTCAGAGCAGAG GTACATCGGCTGGTAGTTGTGAATGAAGCTCACAGCATTGTTGGAATTATATCTCTCTCGGATATCCTGCAAGCACTGGTGCTGTCCCCTGCAG GTGCCAAAAGAAAGGAAAGCGAAGCGGACtga